The nucleotide window GGAAGTAGATGGCTCAAGCACCAAGTATAGTTTCTGAAATTGATCTCTTAAAAGAGACAGGGGCTGAAAAAAACTGCGAACTAATAATCTTTACAACCTTCTCTTTTGATCCTCATTTCTTTGACAATATAGTTCTTAAAAAATTAAGAAAAGACAACCCAATAGCCCGAATAGTCGTAGTTGCAGATTCAAACCACATCGATTTTGAAAAAAGAACTTATGAAACTGGAAGAGAATATCGGTTGATATTGGCGCCACCAACGTTTCACCCCAAGATATTCCTTTTTTGCAGCAATAAAACTGGCAAAACCTTGATTGGAAGCCATAACTTGACGCTTTCCGGTTTTAGTAACAATCTTGAACTGAGCTGTAAAATTGATAACAGAGATATCACAATAGAATTTCTAGAAATAATCAAAAACCTTCTTTCTAAACTACTCAGCTTAGATGACCCAATTTTTACTGACATAGATAAACAACTGCAGAATAAATTTATTCGTGGACAAACTGATCTTTATACAATAACAAATCTGGAACTTCCCATATTAGATCAAACATTATTAAAAATAACAAAACTAGACCCAAAAATCAGAACCGTCAAAATAGTGTCACCGTTCTATTCAGAACCAAGAAAACTAATTGAGAAAATAACTAACGCAACTAAAGCTGAAAAGGTGCAGATTTGTGTCCAAAAAAATAATCACACCCTTTCGTCTGATGAGATTAAGAACTTACTTCATGTTGAACCGTTAGAAATCCAAGCAAAACAAAAAAGGAGAATACACTCAAAAATTATTCTTTTTGAAGGAACAAAAAAACTTGCTTTAGTCGGTAGTCCAAATTTTACTACTGCAGCCCTTAATGAAATCTATCAAGTGGGCAGAAGCAATTTAGAAATTGCAGTTCTAGTGGATGGTGAAAAAATAAATTCCCTACTCAGTGAGCTTTCCTATCTTAGTATAACAATGGATGAGATTGATGATTCACGTATGAAGAATAACCAATGGCTCGCTGGTCATTATACGCATCATATTGTTACGTCAATTTACGATCCGTTTGGCTACTTACATATCGAGTTTGCATCAAGCCCGAGTCTTTCTGGAACCTATGCTGAATTAAAATCAATGAAAAACGAGATTAACATGATAGACATAGGAAGCAGCGAAAAAGTTGAAGGCCGCAAACTAACGTTTAATTGCCCTGTTAAGCTAGAGCCTGGTACGCTACTTACGATCTACTCCAATGCAGGTCTCCAAGTTTCAAACGTCAGCATTGTCAATATTTTAAGAAGTATCACAGACATAATGCCGATTTACAATACAATGTCACCCGACCAAATTATAAAAACTCTGGCAAAAGCGAGCACCTTTGAAGACTTGGTCAGATTAACTATTTCATTATGGAATCCCCCTGAAAAAACCGCCACCAGTTCTGAGAAACAAACAAGTGAAGATAATTCACAACCAGATATTCTGCCAAGTTCTTGGGGAAGAAGTCAAGCTCGAAAAGACATCTTGGACATTTTAGAAGAGCTTTATTCTTTAACTTCGTCTAGAGCCAATTACCCGACTGGTTTAGCCTCAACTACAAACTATTCAAAAGAGGATATAGTCGATATTAAAAACAGAATTCGAAGGATTCCTCTAAAGTTTACAAAGTGCTTTGAGAATTATAAACTTAAAACAGACAACAGTTCTAGCGTATACTCAATCTATCTTTTGTATTCCATTAGATTAAGTGAAGTCTTATCCAAAATTCTGCAAACTGACATTCAAGAACTATTACAGAGAGAAGCCCTTCTTAACTTCAATACACTAATTCGAAACTATGGGATTTCATTGGGTGACAACTCAAAATTGTTATCTTTACTACTTTACTTGGAATCACATAGCGGATTAAAACTCGATGAGAAGCTTCTACTGAAGCTTACATCCAATATTCGAATAAATGAGCTTAACCTATTCAATACCTCTTATTTAGAGGAAATGTCAATTGAGCTAAACAAAAAACAGGACTTGTACGACATAGCAGAACAGCTAACAATTTCCATAATAAAATCAAAAGGTAACCTATGGGAAAATATTCAAATAAATCCTGAAATTGAAAATAAGATATTTGACTATTATCAATCGATAATACCGGAATGCAAACAAATACCGAAACCAGTTTTCATGAAAGCAGTCACTGGAATAGATGTTATTAACCTCTATGGATACGGCGTATACCCGAGAACAGAGGCAGATGGTCTTCCATCATTTACAACACAAATACCTTTAAACGAAGTCTTGGAAAAGACACTCCAAATAATCAAAGGAAACCACATCAATTTAAACAATGAATCCTTGACGGCAATTCTATTAAATAAACTCCGTAAAGAAGACCTTAGAACAATTCTGGCATTTACCCTGGAAAGAGGAAAAGCAAGATTTACACCGGGGCGAATAATTCTGAAATTTAGAAAACAAAATGAACCGAAACTAGCAGCCACCAGGTAATACCTTTAAGAAAAGGTATGAGTTGCTGTGAGGAATATCATTCGTGATACTGACCTCTTACCCTTACACGTACCCCTACTCAATTACTTCTCAACTCCAACATATGCTTATGCATAGATTTAGTGCGCGTAACAGGGTACGAAGTCACAGGAAAGATTAACGGGAAAAAGGGAGAATGAAGCTGCGTAGAGACTGAAGAATTGGCGATGACGCCAGCGTGTTAGGGGTTCGAATCCCACCCCCTGCACCAAACTACACATTCCATCTATTTGTGCAAGATTACACATTTTAACCGCTACTTTACACTTTTACGCCAGGTTTTTCCTGTTTCATTACCACTGCGGTCATCAACAATGCTAACGTTAAAGCAATTATTGCTATTGGTGGAAACTCTGGTACAGTAGGTGAGGGGGTCGCTTGAGGTGTAGCTGTTGTGCTGTCTGATTTATAAGCCAACGAGTCCTTTTCGCCTACAACGTGGTTCTATTGATACTGTTATTTCAAAGGTACAAAAAACGCTAAAGCTAGTGATTGGACAAAAATTGAAGACTTAATTACAAGCAATCAGAATTATGTTCTTGCCAAAATCTAAATGAGGAGGCAGACTCGATTGAAAAGGAACTACTTCGGAATCAGCGCAGGCATAGTAGCGTTTGTTAGCTTGCTTTTACCTTGGTTTAATATCGAATTGTGGACTGAAAACCTTAGCAGTACCATGAACTTTGCTGCCAACCTGTATCAGCTAACCGGAACCGTGGAAGGAACAACAGCGAGAGTTTTTTTGATGACTTGGTTTACCGTGGGCGCCATTATTTTGATGTGTATAACCGGAGCAACTGCATTACTCGGCAGTACTCTTATCAAAAGAAAAAGGAAACTGTTTCTAATTGTTTCTTGTGCTTTTGCGTTGATTGCTATGTTGATCTTCGGTTATGGTTTAGCTAACAGCAGTTTTGCTGTTGAAGAGATAAATCCCGGATACACGATTAGTCAATTTCCCAAAGACACCTTTGGGTTATCAGCTGAAGAATCCATGCAGAATTCATATCATTACACTTGGAATGCCGGGATTGGCTTCTGGTTGGCGCTAGCCACTGCCATTCTTGCATTGGTTGCTACGTTCATGTCAAGAAAAATGGGTGAAAAATAGAAAGCTGATAGTATAGCAAGCGCGCAAATTAAAAAACAGAAATCAGCGCCTTAAACTGGTTGCTTCTCAGAGGATTTGTTTGAACTCATACTTTTATCGAGCGACGGCGGTATCTTATCAAAATAGCAATGGAGAGCATCATCACAAAGAAGGGCAGAATCATAAGCATTTGAAACTCTGGTACGCTTGGTGAAGGATACGGGGATGAATCATCTGAGTTTGTAGACCCCTGTGTACCACCTGCTTGTGCTGGACCAGCTTGGTTTGAAGCTGAAGGCGTAGGAGTGGCAACAGGGTTCTCCAATTTTTCTGTCTTGAGCAAAAGTATTTTGGAGGACTCAGTTATACCGACTAAGACATAAGCCCCATCACTTGTTTTAGTCATAGCTGTAGCGTAGTCGTCTCCTGTTCCGCCGTAAGTACGATTCCAAAGTTGTGTTCCTGAAGAATCAACTCTGACTAAGAAGAAATCTCTAACCGCATTAATAGGCTCTGCCAAACCCAATCCTCCTGCCAAAGCAAATCCGCCATCAGCTAAAGCAACAAGTGAATAAGCACCAAATTCCTCAAAATCACCACCATACTTCTTGCTCCAAACCGCGTTGCCAGAAGAATCAGTTTTCACAAGCCAAAAATCACCACGCGCATAGTAAATCCCTGAAAAGCCAGCCAAGGCAAATCCGCCGTCAGCAGTTTGAACTACCGAATAAGCTATGTCCTTATCGCCCCCTCCGTAAGTTTGACTCCACTGCATCTTACCAGAAGAATCTGTCTTAACTAACCGAAAATCCTCACGACCATCAGAGCGAAAGGTATAACCCGCCAATGCAAACCCACCATCCTTGGTAGTTACTATGCAATGTACGGCGTTCTCAAAATCGGAATACTCATAGATTTGATTCCACAACTCATTACCGGAAGAATCAACTCTCACAAGCCAAAAAGTAGACAACCCCGTGGAAGGACTCCAAGTTGAACCCGCAATAGCAAAACCTCTGTCACTTGTCTGCACAATTGAGTATGCTTTTTCATCCGCTTCGGTTCCAATAGTTTTGTTCCATTCAACGTTGCCCGATGCATCAGTTTTTATCAACTTAAAATCGCTATATCCCGCACTATAATAGGTGATGGAACCCGCAATGGCAAATCCCCCATCTTGAGTTTGAATTACGGCATATGGTGACTCAGTTACAGTGCCGAGGACTTGATGCCACAGTTTGTTTCCTGAAGGACTATATTTTTCCAACCACAAAGTACACAAGCCGTCATTTTTGTAGTCAAAGCCCACAATAACATAGTTGCCGTCTGTTGTCTCAATAACAGAATAACAGTATTTTGGTTCTGGCCCCTCAATCACTAAATTCCACTGCGGGGCAGCTTGCACAAACGGACAAATAGCAATTGGAAGCATTAAATTTAGAGTCAAAATGAATAAGAAAATTTTCGTTCTGTTTGGCAAACAACTCACCTACGATGACTATTAAGTAGATTTGTTTAAAAAATTTTCATTCTAAAATGGTATTTTTGGGTTTCCCTATATTAAGTAATTGCTAAATGTTGCAGTTTAACCAGGGCTATGAGGAAGACTTAAGTTGTCGATGAAGTAGAATCAGGGTTTGGGCGTCTGCCGCATTCCGTCTCTTGTGTGTCGCTATCCTTTTGAATGTTATCTACTGTCAAGCAGATTTACGTATCAGAAAAAAGACTTATACCCAGCGTCTTAAGGTTCGAGGCCGTCTGCGCTTTCATAAATATTATGTTTACTTTACGCCAGTGCCAGTCTCATGCTCTTCTTCTAGCCCCGCAATTTGGGCAGAATATTGAAGTTTGAGGCATTAGACCGCTACAATATGGGCATGGAATTAAAACCACTTCTCTTGTAACTTCTTTCACAATTGGTGAGGAATGACTAACTTGTGGTGGCGCTACTTGAATCTCATATGTTTGCGTACGAATATGAGGGCGACCGACTGGCTCCATCAATGCAAAAAGATGCCACTTAACGTTATGATCTAGACTATAGAGTGTCTCCTTAGCCCCAAATGATATGTCAATAGCATATGGATATGTCTGATTGAAACCTGAGGGGATTTGTACATTTCCGAATATTTTGCATGAGTTATTATATATTGTAGCGCTATCCCAGTATTCAGTTTGAAATGTTCCATACTGGCTTCCGGAAACTCGGGTTTTTTTCTTTGTTTCATTGCAACTTAAGCAAACGTTTAGTTGATTTACCAAAAATTCTTCTTCCGAAATAATTTTAATACTGCCTGTTACTTGTTCCCCAAGTGAATACTTGCTTTTATGCGAATAAAGCTCGATTTTCGCTTTAGGGGAATTTGATGAACTTGACTTGAAAATATCAGACCATTTTGGGCTCAATTTCAATCAATTCCTCAATGCTACTTTTTTGCAGTATTATTGATAACTATGCAGTCTTCTTAAAAAATTTGCGAACATCCATAACAGCGGTTTTTTCGGGGTGATATCACTTTACTGGAGGTTCAAATACTACTCTTGCACCGATGCGGCTTTACGGTTTGTCTTGTAGTGTGGGACTCATAGTTTGGCTGTTTCCCCGACTGCTTTGCTGGCTACTTCAAGCATGACTGTTTCCGTGACTGCCTTAATCGAGACTTCAAGCATGTCGTCAGTTGGCTCTTTTGTGGTTAAGCGCTGGAATGCCAGTCCCGGCGCAATCAGAACCTTCGTGATTGGTGAGTCTTTGTACTTGGCGCTTAACCTTAACAACTCATAGGAGATTCCTGCTATGACTGGAATCAAAAGCAATCGGTAAGATAAGTTGATTGCAAAGCCCAAGTTCGGCATCAACGTGAATATGACGATGCTGATTATGAGTACTATGAAGAGAAAGCTGGTGCCGCACCGAGGATGCAGCCGCGAGTACTGCTTGACGTGTTCGACATCCATTGGGGCTCCTGCTTCATGGGCATGTATGGCTTTATGTTCTGCGCCATGATACATCAGCACCCGCCTATATTGACCCCAAAGAGAAATGGCGGATAAATAACCAATAAACATGCCCAGACGGATAACGGCTTCAACTATTATGAAGAGAACACCAGACAGTTTAAGCCAAGTTGACAACAGGAAAGGAACCAAAAAGAAAACAGCCATAATCCCCACTACGCCCGCAACCAGCAGAGCGATTTCCTTGTAGCCAAACTCTATCTTTTCAGGCGTGCCCTCTTCATCCTCAAACTCAAACGCAACGCTGGCCGAATCCCATATGGCATTCATGCCAAGGTAGAGGTTCTCCACCATGTTCACGATGCCTCTAAAGAAAGGCCAACCCAGAACCCTGTGCTTCTCAGAATACGGCGTTACTGGTTTAATGTTCACCACTATTTCCTTTCTTGGGTTTCTAACGCAGCAAACCAAGTGTTTTTTGGAGCGAATCATTATGCCTTCAATTAATGCTTGACCGCCAAATGCAAGCGATTGCTCTTTCTGCGACAACTCGTCCCCTCACCCATAAGAGGATGGCTTGGCATTAATAAAACTTCAATATAGTGCATTCTAATTCAGAAAAGAAAAGTCATAAGCAAAAAACCAGCATGGTTATTATTGCCGCTTGTGAATCAAAGCCCTAATTGGCAGTAACACATCTCACTTGTAAGGTTTTCACAACTAGAAAAAGAAAAGGGGGAATTGATGTTGACAGCTACTTATCTTCGCCTAATCAGAAATGCCAAGACAGCACCTATGATGATGAGGATTATGATTATAACTATGATGCCTCCAATCAGCCACTGCTCAAGCGCCGATGCCGGAGGTTCTGCTGTGGGGATAGGTGTCGCAGCAACGGGTCCCACATTGATGTATGTTTGTGTATGCGTGCCATAGTAAGCTTTGGAGCCAGCGAAAGTAGCTATGATAATGTAGTCACCCTCAATGTCAGGTGTCCAAACGAACTTGAATTGACCAGTAGAATCAGTTGTGGTTGTGCCGATGTTGCGGAAGTTACCATTTACGTCGATGACATCTAATATTACAGGAACGCCTGTTATATTCCCTGCGTGATCAAACTGTTTGTACACCGTGAGCATCCATGCACTTTGGCTCTCGTCAGAAACTGCTGGAACACCATTGGGGAACCGCGCGGCAATCGCATAATCTAAGGTACCAGGTGAAATATCCATGACCGAACCAGTTATCATTACACCACTGTTCAAAGGCAAGAATCCGGGAGACGCTGAGACAGTAATTTTGGTTGGACCTTTGCCGATTGCATATATACGTTGGTCATAGGTATCCATGGTTGCGATGATGCTGTCGCCGATAACTCCGTTGCCACCCCAGCGGGTATCACGGAACATACCGTTAATACGCCAGATTTCACTGCCGTCGGTTGCGTTAATGCAGACTTGGGGGGCGCCACGAGGTAGAGGTTGTTCAGCAGAGTGTTCGATTGTTCCCATGTAGATTTTGCCGTCAGCAATCAGAGTAATCCAGCCCCACCAGTTATTGCCCGTTACAGGTTCACTGTAGGGGTCGGTTAAATTGTATGTCCATGCAACATTACCTGTGCTGAGGTCATAAGCATACAATATGCCAGAAATACCTGTTGAGTACAGTTTATCGTACGCAAAGTACCAAGTGTGCTCAACATTACCAAAGCCATATGCATTTAAGAAGTTCTCAGATGGAGTTTCCCATAAAAAGCTGCCTGTTTCTGTGCTGAATGCATAGTGTTTGCGTAGTTCCTTGTTCCAAACCGCGATTACACCATCCTCGGGCTGGTTAGTTGCACCGGTGTAGTGTAGGGTGTTTGAACCAGCAAACCATTCAGCAGGTGCTGACCACGTCTTATCGAACAATAACGATGCGGAAGTGGAAGCACGAGTCACGCCTTCAATGTTTAGTCCCCATACGCGAACTTGTGTTTGGTTGAAGAATATTCCCACCACCCTGTCTGAATATGGTTTGAGTATTGGTGTGAAGAATGATGCACTGACCTGTAGTCCTGCAGGGATTGTGACATTCCATGAATAGCTCTCTGGGTTCGATGCATCAAGTGTTCGTCCGTGAACTATTCTACCCCAACTACCATAGTCAGCACCAGTAGGGTCTTGACCTTGCTGACCGCAAGCAGTTGAGTTCCAAAGAGCCATCCAATTGTTAGCAAAGTCAGCTTGCAGTATCAGAATTTCACCACTAGGACCATAATACTGAGTTCCTGAGGGGACGTTTATCATGCTATACAACCATTCGCTTGTGAAGGGATCGTAGGCATGCCAAGTAGTGCCTGCACTAGCGTCCCAAAGATATTGGAAGACGCCATCGTAGTTGAAGCTGTTGAAGTAGAAAATTTGACCAAATGACAATTCAGTGTTATTTCTAAACCATAGTTCTTTCCCGCTGTGGAGGTCAACCGCATATATTCCCTTTTGAGGCTGGAATGTGCCAGCGAAGCCCTGCGGCATTCTGTTGTAGTAGAGAACTCCATACATTACCACTGAATTTATGAATTTGCCTTCGTATGCATCACCTGTACCAGCGGAAGCTGGAACCTGACCTGGCCCCCATAAGCCACCGGTTAAGCCGCCAGTGGTTAAGTCACGAGCCCACAGTACATGGGGGGTTTCTGGTGCGTTGTCATTGTAGAGTGCCAGCGAGTTATCTGGTCTGCTTACCCAGTTTCCGGATATTGTGTACCATTCTCTAAGCTGTGGGTCGATTGGACGACTCCAATATTCAACTGGAAGAGCATGGCCTGGATAGAAGACTGAGGGTTCTGAGTGGACGACGAGGTTTATTGTCTCACTGGTGCCTGCTTGCACCACAGTGCCTTCAAGAACTAAATTGCCTGATTCAAGGTCGAGGAATGTGGAAGGAACAGTCTGTTCTGGAAAATGTGTAGTCAATTTGTATATGCCAGCTTGATCGGGAGTATAGATTGTAAAAGTTGAGCCTGTTGAGTCTGTCCTAAATGGACCAAGCGTTTCGGTTGTGTTGTCAGGCTTGACAACGGTTACTGTAACGCCAGTCCAGCCTTCGGTGACGTTTCCCAAGGGCATCAGAATGCCTGTGCGTATTAGTACTTGTTCTCCAACCCCTGCTGGGTTGGGGACTGCGTCTATAATGGGATAGGATCTTCTAGTAGGGGGCTGTTGCTGTGCGCCAACGGGCACGAAAAAGACGACGAAGGAGGCTGCAAATGATATTATTAGAAGCGTTGCAATGATAGCATTTTTCTTCTTATTGCTTAATATTTGCATGTTTTTCCCTTTTTGTTTGTTTGGGCAAAAACCACAAGTCATTTAATCTTTGCTTAAAACAAGAATCTGGGCTTTTGCCCAACTATAAATACACAGCCACCTGCTTATAATTCTTACGAGAACCTTCTTATTTCATCTCTTTCTGGAGATTTGTAGACAGTGGTCAGCAAAAGCCAAGTGCTAAAGAAATG belongs to Candidatus Bathyarchaeota archaeon and includes:
- a CDS encoding PQQ-binding-like beta-propeller repeat protein, which gives rise to MQILSNKKKNAIIATLLIISFAASFVVFFVPVGAQQQPPTRRSYPIIDAVPNPAGVGEQVLIRTGILMPLGNVTEGWTGVTVTVVKPDNTTETLGPFRTDSTGSTFTIYTPDQAGIYKLTTHFPEQTVPSTFLDLESGNLVLEGTVVQAGTSETINLVVHSEPSVFYPGHALPVEYWSRPIDPQLREWYTISGNWVSRPDNSLALYNDNAPETPHVLWARDLTTGGLTGGLWGPGQVPASAGTGDAYEGKFINSVVMYGVLYYNRMPQGFAGTFQPQKGIYAVDLHSGKELWFRNNTELSFGQIFYFNSFNYDGVFQYLWDASAGTTWHAYDPFTSEWLYSMINVPSGTQYYGPSGEILILQADFANNWMALWNSTACGQQGQDPTGADYGSWGRIVHGRTLDASNPESYSWNVTIPAGLQVSASFFTPILKPYSDRVVGIFFNQTQVRVWGLNIEGVTRASTSASLLFDKTWSAPAEWFAGSNTLHYTGATNQPEDGVIAVWNKELRKHYAFSTETGSFLWETPSENFLNAYGFGNVEHTWYFAYDKLYSTGISGILYAYDLSTGNVAWTYNLTDPYSEPVTGNNWWGWITLIADGKIYMGTIEHSAEQPLPRGAPQVCINATDGSEIWRINGMFRDTRWGGNGVIGDSIIATMDTYDQRIYAIGKGPTKITVSASPGFLPLNSGVMITGSVMDISPGTLDYAIAARFPNGVPAVSDESQSAWMLTVYKQFDHAGNITGVPVILDVIDVNGNFRNIGTTTTDSTGQFKFVWTPDIEGDYIIIATFAGSKAYYGTHTQTYINVGPVAATPIPTAEPPASALEQWLIGGIIVIIIILIIIGAVLAFLIRRR
- a CDS encoding phospholipase D-like domain-containing protein, whose product is MAQAPSIVSEIDLLKETGAEKNCELIIFTTFSFDPHFFDNIVLKKLRKDNPIARIVVVADSNHIDFEKRTYETGREYRLILAPPTFHPKIFLFCSNKTGKTLIGSHNLTLSGFSNNLELSCKIDNRDITIEFLEIIKNLLSKLLSLDDPIFTDIDKQLQNKFIRGQTDLYTITNLELPILDQTLLKITKLDPKIRTVKIVSPFYSEPRKLIEKITNATKAEKVQICVQKNNHTLSSDEIKNLLHVEPLEIQAKQKRRIHSKIILFEGTKKLALVGSPNFTTAALNEIYQVGRSNLEIAVLVDGEKINSLLSELSYLSITMDEIDDSRMKNNQWLAGHYTHHIVTSIYDPFGYLHIEFASSPSLSGTYAELKSMKNEINMIDIGSSEKVEGRKLTFNCPVKLEPGTLLTIYSNAGLQVSNVSIVNILRSITDIMPIYNTMSPDQIIKTLAKASTFEDLVRLTISLWNPPEKTATSSEKQTSEDNSQPDILPSSWGRSQARKDILDILEELYSLTSSRANYPTGLASTTNYSKEDIVDIKNRIRRIPLKFTKCFENYKLKTDNSSSVYSIYLLYSIRLSEVLSKILQTDIQELLQREALLNFNTLIRNYGISLGDNSKLLSLLLYLESHSGLKLDEKLLLKLTSNIRINELNLFNTSYLEEMSIELNKKQDLYDIAEQLTISIIKSKGNLWENIQINPEIENKIFDYYQSIIPECKQIPKPVFMKAVTGIDVINLYGYGVYPRTEADGLPSFTTQIPLNEVLEKTLQIIKGNHINLNNESLTAILLNKLRKEDLRTILAFTLERGKARFTPGRIILKFRKQNEPKLAATR
- a CDS encoding DUF1385 domain-containing protein, which translates into the protein MSQKEQSLAFGGQALIEGIMIRSKKHLVCCVRNPRKEIVVNIKPVTPYSEKHRVLGWPFFRGIVNMVENLYLGMNAIWDSASVAFEFEDEEGTPEKIEFGYKEIALLVAGVVGIMAVFFLVPFLLSTWLKLSGVLFIIVEAVIRLGMFIGYLSAISLWGQYRRVLMYHGAEHKAIHAHEAGAPMDVEHVKQYSRLHPRCGTSFLFIVLIISIVIFTLMPNLGFAINLSYRLLLIPVIAGISYELLRLSAKYKDSPITKVLIAPGLAFQRLTTKEPTDDMLEVSIKAVTETVMLEVASKAVGETAKL